A segment of the Myxococcales bacterium genome:
CGTCCCAGGCGTACCAAGGGCAGATCGTCGATCAAGTCGACGGGGGTACCCGCGGTCAGAACTTCGAACAGGTTGGTCACCACCCGGAACGTCATTCCGAGATCTTCCAGGTCGAGCACCATGGCGAGCATTCGCGTATGTCCCATCGAGGGCAGCGCCACGAAGACTTCTTCGACCTGCTGTTCGACGGCGACCCTGCGGATATCGTCCACCAGGCCCAGGACCGGACGGTTGGAGATGTCCTTGGGAAGCTCTGCCGGGTCTTCGGTCAGAAAACCGACCACGCGGTAACCCGTCTCGGGATGATCTTGCAGCTTCTGCAGGAGTCGAATCGCGTTGATTCCGGTTCCGATAATCAGCGCTGGAACTTCGGACTTGCCATTGCGTTGAAGGTGTCGGGAAATCTTGTAAAAGGCGACGCGGCTGGTTCCCTGAAGGACCAGGTTCAGCCCGCCCAGGAGCAGGATGACGGTTCGGCTGAATTCGAACTGCTTGAAGAAAAAGAAGCTCACCGCACTGATCACGACCACGCCGAGGAACACCCCTTTGAACAGGTTCTGGATGTGATCGACCAGGGTGCTCATGCGTGCGCTTCGATAGATGTCGAACCACCAGCAGGTCGCGATCCATGGGACGACGATCGCGGGCAGCGCAACTCGATAGGCATCGAAAGCGTTCGGAGGGTTGCCGATCACGCCGCTGAGGGCGACGCGAAGCCAATAGGCGCCGACCCAGGCCGCAGAGACCAGCAGAATGTCGGTTCCGATATGAATGCGGCGCAGGGTTTTCGCATTGATCTTCGTCATCATGGTGGGGGCGTTCAGGCCTCCTCGGGCCCGGCCGTATTCGTGAGCGAGAACGGTTCTGAGTGTCGATCCTTTGTCGGATGGTCCGCGACTGCGCTTGAGACGCGACGGGCGTGCCCACAGGGCGATCCTGGGGGCCGCTCCCGGGGAAAGAGGAGTGAGAATCAACTTCTCGGCCTTGAGTTGCATCGCGGTGCGGCCGATGGACCAAAGACGCGGGCCGCGGCGGGGGCGGCGTTCTCTGTCCCAATCCACCCGTGCGCGA
Coding sequences within it:
- a CDS encoding sugar transferase → MMTKINAKTLRRIHIGTDILLVSAAWVGAYWLRVALSGVIGNPPNAFDAYRVALPAIVVPWIATCWWFDIYRSARMSTLVDHIQNLFKGVFLGVVVISAVSFFFFKQFEFSRTVILLLGGLNLVLQGTSRVAFYKISRHLQRNGKSEVPALIIGTGINAIRLLQKLQDHPETGYRVVGFLTEDPAELPKDISNRPVLGLVDDIRRVAVEQQVEEVFVALPSMGHTRMLAMVLDLEDLGMTFRVVTNLFEVLTAGTPVDLIDDLPLVRLGRPGVHVFYDVAKRGTDLVLGSIMLALSLPILALCAMRIRQESPGPAIFTQTRIGKSGKPFITYKLRTMRTDVDSYAASPERGNDPRLTRFGQWLRNTSIDELPQLVNVLRGEMSLVGPRPEMPFLVEKYDEWERRRLAVLPGITGLWQILGRKELPMTENLQYDFYYIRNRSLLFDFSIMLRTIGVVLTRKGAY